Genomic window (Escherichia fergusonii ATCC 35469):
AAGGGTTATCCAAAGGTCATTGCACCAATATGGTGCTTAATGTTTCCATTGAAGCACTATATTGGTGCAACATTCACATCGTGGTGCAGCCCTTTTGCACGATGGTGCGCATGATAACGCCTTTTAGGGGCAATTTAAAAGTTGGCACAGATTTCGCTTTATCTTTTTTACGGCGACACGGCCAAAATAATTGCAGATTTCGTTACCACGACGACCATGACCAATCCAGGAGAGTTAAAGTATGTCCGCTGAACACGTACTGACGATGCTGAACGAGCACGAAGTGAAGTTTGTTGATTTGCGCTTCACCGATACCAAAGGTAAAGAACAGCACGTCACTATCCCTGCTCATCAGGTGAATGCTGAATTCTTCGAAGAAGGAAAAATGTTTGACGGCTCCTCGATTGGCGGCTGGAAAGGCATTAACGAATCCGACATGGTGCTGATGCCAGACGCATCCACCGCAGTGATTGACCCGTTCTTCGCGGACTCTACCCTGATTATCCGTTGCGATATCCTTGAACCTGGCACCCTGCAAGGCTATGACCGTGACCCGCGTTCCATCGCGAAGCGCGCTGAAGATTATCTGCGTTCTACTGGCATTGCCGACACCGTACTGTTCGGGCCAGAACCTGAATTCTTCCTGTTCGATGACATCCGTTTCGGCGCGTCTATCTCCGGTTCTCATGTTGCCATCGACGATATCGAAGGTGCATGGAACTCCTCCACCAAATATGAAGGTGGTAACAAAGGTCACCGTCCGGCAGTGAAAGGCGGTTACTTCCCGGTTCCGCCAGTAGACTCGGCTCAGGATATCCGTTCTGAAATGTGTCTGGTGATGGAACAGATGGGTCTGGTGGTCGAAGCCCATCACCACGAAGTAGCGACTGCTGGTCAGAACGAAGTGGCAACCCGCTTCAATACCATGACCAAAAAAGCTGACGAAATTCAGATCTACAAATATGTTGTGCACAACGTGGCGCACCGCTTCGGTAAAACCGCGACCTTTATGCCAAAACCGATGTTCGGTGATAACGGCTCTGGTATGCACTGCCACATGTCACTGTCTAAAAACGGCGTCAACCTATTCGCGGGCGACAAATATGCAGGTCTGTCTGAGCAGGCGTTGTACTACATTGGCGGCGTAATCAAACACGCTAAAGCAATTAACGCCCTGGCAAACCCGACCACCAACTCTTACAAGCGTCTGGTCCCGGGCTACGAAGCACCGGTAATGCTGGCTTACTCTGCGCGTAACCGTTCTGCGTCTATCCGTATTCCGGTGGTTTCTTCTCCGAAAGCACGTCGTATCGAAGTCCGTTTCCCGGACCCAGCGGCTAACCCGTACCTGTGCTTTGCTGCCCTGCTGATGGCCGGTCTTGATGGTATCAAGAACAAGATCCATCCGGGCGAAGCCATGGACAAAAACCTGTATGACCTGCCGCCAGAAGAAGCGAAAGAGATCCCACAGGTTGCAGGCTCTCTGGAAGAAGCACTGAACGAACTGGATCTGGACCGCGAGTTCCTGAAAGCCGGTGGCGTGTTCACTGACGAAGCCATTGATGCGTACATCGCTCTGCGTCGCGAAGAAAATGACCGCGTGCGTATGACTCCGCATCCGGTAGAGTTTGAGCTGTACTACAGCGTCTAATAGTTGAAGTTGTACTACCCGGCGCAACAACGCCGGGATTTAGTTGCCGTGGAAACTTTCAGCCCATCTCTGCATGGGCTTTTTTCTCCGTCAATTCTCTGATGCTTCGCGCTTTTTATCCGTAAAAAGCTATAATGCACTAAAATGGTGCAACCTGTTCAGGAGACTGCTTTATGGCAACAGGCACGCAGCCCGATGCTGGGCAGATCCTCAACTCGCTGATTAACAGTATTTTGTTAATCGATGACAACCTGGCGATCCATTACGCCAACCCCGCCGCGCAACAACTGCTCGCCCAAAGCTCCCGCAAATTGTTTGGTACGCCGTTACCGGAACTGTTGAGCTACTTCTCATTAAATATCGAGCTGATGCAAGAAAGTCTGGAGGCGGGGCAAGGTTTTACCGATAACGAAGTGACGCTGGTCATCGACGGGCGCTCGCATATCCTTTCTGTGACGGCCCAGCGTATGCCGGACGGCATGATCCTGCTGGAGATGGCACCGATGGATAACCAGCGCCGCTTAAGTCAGGAACAGCTACAGCACGCCCAGCAGGTTGCTGCCCGTGATTTAGTGCGCGGCCTGGCGCATGAGATTAAAAATCCGCTTGGCGGTTTACGTGGTGCGGCGCAGTTGCTCAGCAAAGCATTACCTGACCCGTCACTGCTGGAATATACCAAAGTGATTATTGAACAGGCGGATCGGTTGCGAAATCTGGTCGACCGTCTGTTGGGGCCGCAACTGCCCGGTACGCGCGTTACCGAAAGTATTCACAAAGTGGCTGAACGCGTGGTGACGCTGGTGTCGATGGAACTGCCGGACAACGTGCGGTTGATTCGTGATTACGACCCCAGCCTGCCGGAACTGGCGCACGACCCGGATCAAATTGAACAGGTCTTGCTGAATATTGTGCGCAATGCGCTACAGGCGCTGGGGCCGGAAGGTGGTGAAATCATTCTGCGTACCCGCACCGCGTTTCAACTGACCTTACACGGCGAGCGCTATCGGCTGGCGGCGCGGATTGATGTGGAAGATAACGGGCCAGGCATTCCGCCTCATTTGCAGGATACGCTGTTTTACCCGATGGTCAGCGGCCGCGAAGGTGGCACCGGGCTTGGCTTATCCATCGCCCGTAATTTGATTGATCAGCATTCAGGCAAAATTGAATTTACCAGTTGGCCAGGTCATACCGAGTTCTCGGTTTACCTGCCTATCAGGAAATAAAGGTGACGTTTATGCAACGAGGGATAGTCTGGGTAGTCGATGACGATAGTTCCATCCGTTGGGTGCTTGAACGTGCGCTCGCTGGAGCGGGTTTAACCTGTACGACATTTGAGAACGGCGCGGAGGTACTGGAGGCGCTGGCGAGCAAAACACCGGATGTACTGCTGTCGGATATCCGTATGCCGGGAATGGACGGGCTGGCGCTGCTCAAGCAGATTAAACAGCGCCATCCGATGCTTCCGGTCATCATTATGACCGCACATTCCGATCTGGATGCTGCCGTCAGCGCCTATCAACAAGGGGCGTTTGATTATCTGCCCAAACCGTTTGATATCGACGAAGCCGTGGCGCTGGTTGAGCGCGCCATCAGCCATTATCAGGAACAGCAGCAACCGCGTAATGTTCAGCTTAACGGCCCGACGACCGATATCATCGGCGAAGCGCCAGCCATGCAGGACGTGTTCCGGATTATCGGTCGGCTTTCACGTTCTTCCATTAGTGTGCTGATTAACGGCGAGTCCGGTACCGGTAAAGAACTGGTCGCTCATGCCCTGCATCGCCACAGTCCGCGAGCCAAAGCGCCGTTTATCGCGCTGAATATGGCGGCTATCCCGAAGGATTTGATCGAATCAGAACTGTTCGGTCACGAGAAAGGCGCGTTTACCGGCGCGAATACTATTCGTCAGGGGCGTTTTGAACAGGCCGATGGCGGCACGTTATTCCTCGATGAAATTGGCGATATGCCGCTCGATGTACAGACGCGTTTGCTGCGCGTGCTGGCAGACGGTCAGTTTTATCGCGTTGGCGGCTATGCGCCGGTGAAGGTGGATGTGCGGATTATCGCTGCAACCCACCAGAATCTCGAACAGCGGGTACAGGAAGGCAAGTTCCGTGAGGATTTGTTCCACCGCCTGAACGTTATCCGCGTTCATCTGCCGCCATTGCGTGAGCGTCGGGAAGATATTCCCCGTCTGGCACGCCATTTTTTACAGGTTGCCGCGCGCGAACTGGGCGTAGAAGCGAAGTTGCTGCACCCGGAAACCGAAGCCGCTTTGACGCGTCTGGCATGGCCGGGTAACGTGCGCCAGCTGGAAAACACCTGCCGTTGGTTAACGGTGATGGCCGCCGGGCAGGAAGTGTTGATTCAGGATTTGCCCAGCGAACTGTTTGAATCAACGGTTGCGGAGAGTACTTCGCAAATGCAACCGGACAGTTGGGCAACGCTGTTAGCGCAGTGGGCAGACAGAGCGCTGCGTTCCGGTCATCAAAATTTGCTTTCCGAAGCGCAGCCTGAGCTTGAGCGTACGTTACTGACGACCGCGTTGCGACATACGCAGGGGCATAAACAGGAAGCGGCGCGGCTGCTTGGCTGGGGTCGCAACACACTGACACGTAAGTTAAAAGAGCTGGGGATGGAGTGATTCACGGCTTGTGTGTAAAGATTGATTATTGAGCGCAAATTGCTGGTATTTTGCGCTTTACTGTTCCGATAAGTTCAGTATGATCTTGCCCGGAAAACGGGGAGAGTCATTATGCTGGAATCAATAATTAATCTCGTATCGAGTGGCGCAGTTG
Coding sequences:
- the glnG gene encoding nitrogen regulation protein NR(I); amino-acid sequence: MQRGIVWVVDDDSSIRWVLERALAGAGLTCTTFENGAEVLEALASKTPDVLLSDIRMPGMDGLALLKQIKQRHPMLPVIIMTAHSDLDAAVSAYQQGAFDYLPKPFDIDEAVALVERAISHYQEQQQPRNVQLNGPTTDIIGEAPAMQDVFRIIGRLSRSSISVLINGESGTGKELVAHALHRHSPRAKAPFIALNMAAIPKDLIESELFGHEKGAFTGANTIRQGRFEQADGGTLFLDEIGDMPLDVQTRLLRVLADGQFYRVGGYAPVKVDVRIIAATHQNLEQRVQEGKFREDLFHRLNVIRVHLPPLRERREDIPRLARHFLQVAARELGVEAKLLHPETEAALTRLAWPGNVRQLENTCRWLTVMAAGQEVLIQDLPSELFESTVAESTSQMQPDSWATLLAQWADRALRSGHQNLLSEAQPELERTLLTTALRHTQGHKQEAARLLGWGRNTLTRKLKELGME
- the glnA gene encoding glutamate--ammonia ligase; this translates as MSAEHVLTMLNEHEVKFVDLRFTDTKGKEQHVTIPAHQVNAEFFEEGKMFDGSSIGGWKGINESDMVLMPDASTAVIDPFFADSTLIIRCDILEPGTLQGYDRDPRSIAKRAEDYLRSTGIADTVLFGPEPEFFLFDDIRFGASISGSHVAIDDIEGAWNSSTKYEGGNKGHRPAVKGGYFPVPPVDSAQDIRSEMCLVMEQMGLVVEAHHHEVATAGQNEVATRFNTMTKKADEIQIYKYVVHNVAHRFGKTATFMPKPMFGDNGSGMHCHMSLSKNGVNLFAGDKYAGLSEQALYYIGGVIKHAKAINALANPTTNSYKRLVPGYEAPVMLAYSARNRSASIRIPVVSSPKARRIEVRFPDPAANPYLCFAALLMAGLDGIKNKIHPGEAMDKNLYDLPPEEAKEIPQVAGSLEEALNELDLDREFLKAGGVFTDEAIDAYIALRREENDRVRMTPHPVEFELYYSV
- the glnL gene encoding nitrogen regulation protein NR(II), with protein sequence MATGTQPDAGQILNSLINSILLIDDNLAIHYANPAAQQLLAQSSRKLFGTPLPELLSYFSLNIELMQESLEAGQGFTDNEVTLVIDGRSHILSVTAQRMPDGMILLEMAPMDNQRRLSQEQLQHAQQVAARDLVRGLAHEIKNPLGGLRGAAQLLSKALPDPSLLEYTKVIIEQADRLRNLVDRLLGPQLPGTRVTESIHKVAERVVTLVSMELPDNVRLIRDYDPSLPELAHDPDQIEQVLLNIVRNALQALGPEGGEIILRTRTAFQLTLHGERYRLAARIDVEDNGPGIPPHLQDTLFYPMVSGREGGTGLGLSIARNLIDQHSGKIEFTSWPGHTEFSVYLPIRK